In Citrus sinensis cultivar Valencia sweet orange chromosome 2, DVS_A1.0, whole genome shotgun sequence, a single genomic region encodes these proteins:
- the LOC102625682 gene encoding LOB domain-containing protein 42, protein MRMSCNGCRILRKGCGDDCIIKPCLDWIKSSDAQANATLFLAKFYGRAGLINLIEAGPQHLRPAIFKSLLYEACGRIVDPISGSVGLLWSGKWEQCQAAVDAVLKGKTITQNPSSSSSSSSSNNNAPAAAPWTLNVQSPPLKIYDIRHVSKDPSAANCSDKTKARAKRSWNRRPKAPVVGRESIQDQSSWLQSQVISRSEDDYESIFSVETVEGSLDVNRNKQRWVQNGSGDVGLELTLCLPPTNH, encoded by the exons ATGAGGATGAGTTGCAACGGGTGTAGAATCTTGCGCAAAGGCTGCGGTGATGACTGCATCATCAAGCCTTGCCTTGATTGGATCAAATCCTCTGATGCTCAAGCCAATGCTACTCTCTTTCTTGCCAAATTCTATGGCCGCGCCGGCCTCATCAACCTCATTGAAGCCGGTCCCCAACACCTTCGCCCTG CTATATTTAAGTCACTGTTGTACGAGGCATGTGGGCGTATAGTGGATCCAATATCCGGGTCGGTGGGGTTGCTTTGGTCAGGGAAATGGGAGCAGTGCCAGGCCGCCGTTGATGCTGTGCTCAAAGGCAAAACCATTACCCAAAAcccttcttcttcatcatcttcgAGCTCTTCAAACAACAATGCACCTGCTGCTGCGCCATGGACCTTAAACGTCCAAAGCCCTCCTCTTAAAATCTACGACATACGCCACGTGTCAAAGGACCCATCCGCGGCCAACTGTTCGGACAAGACCAAGGCCCGGGCCAAACGGTCTTGGAACCGCCGGCCAAAAGCCCCGGTTGTTGGGAGGGAGAGTATTCAAGACCAATCGTCATGGCTGCAGAGTCAGGTGATCAGTAGATCAGAAGATGACTATGAGAGCATATTCTCTGTTGAAACTGTTGAGGGTTCGCTTGATGTGAACCGTAACAAACAGCGCTGGGTTCAAAATGGAAGCGGCGACGTTGGATTGGAGCTCACTCTGTGTCTGCCTCCAACGAACCATTAA
- the LOC102617814 gene encoding zinc finger protein CONSTANS-LIKE 16, which translates to MSSNKNVANAVGGKTARACDNCIKKRARWYCAADDAFLCQACDASVHSANPLARRHERVRLKTASNKSSGSESLSDNTHVPSWHRGFTRKARTPRKTGKPIRNVTLPLVPEVGADELSHEENEEDQLLYNCRVPTYDPFVAELCMSTANSNEAAENNNATAKTDAHDDESTADDAVNGSESKPVRACYNGDVDSLHGFLPSDMDLAEFAADVESMLGRGLVNESFAMEELGLVDFREKDFTVKVEQQEGAVEAEGARDIEECKVFDNNNNYNNHDQIDLEREPFELNFDYDSPATCGDEDEKIVKEEMETSGEGCHEDDHEAKKNNKKKRKILLSLDYESVINAWASQGSPWTTGDRPNFDPEECWPDCMGTCGTEGHKYLQHPYGDFSGIGAHPATVDGGREARVSRYREKRRTRLFSKKIRYEVRKLNAEKRPRMKGRFVKRASFAGGPPAFPLFGKTN; encoded by the exons ATGAGCTCTAACAAGAATGTGGCCAACGCCGTTGGTGGCAAAACCGCTAGGGCTTGTGATAATTGTATAAAGAAACGAGCCCGATGGTACTGTGCTGCTGATGATGCTTTCCTTTGCCAAGCTTGCGATGCTTCGGTTCACTCGGCTAACCCTCTAGCACGTAGACATGAAAGGGTTCGCTTGAAAACGGCATCGAATAAGTCTTCAGGTTCTGAATCTCTCTCGGACAATACTCATGTGCCATCATGGCACCGAGGGTTCACCAGAAAGGCCCGGACCCCGCGAAAAACTGGGAAGCCAATACGCAACGTGACGCTTCCTCTAGTGCCAGAAGTTGGGGCTGATGAGCTATCACATGAAGAGAATGAAGAAGATCAGCTTCTTTATAATTGTAGGGTTCCAACGTATGATCCCTTTGTTGCTGAGCTATGTATGTCGACTGCCAATTCAAATGAAGCTgcagaaaataataatgctaCTGCAAAGACTGATGCTCATGATGATGAGAGTACTGCTGATGATGCTGTAAATGGAAGTGAATCAAAACCTGTTCGAGCTTGTTATAATGGAGATGTTGACAGCTTACATGGGTTTCTTCCATCTGACATGGACCTTGCAGAATTTGCAGCTGATGTCGAGAGCATGCTTGGAAGGGGACTTGTGAATGAGTCTTTCGCGATGGAGGAACTGGGGTTGGTGGATTTTAGAGAGAAGGATTTCACAGTGAAAGTTGAACAGCAAGAGGGAGCAGTGGAAGCGGAAGGTGCCAGGGATATTGAAGAGTGCAAAGTGtttgataataacaataattacaaCAATCATGATCAGATTGATTTGGAAAGAGAACCCTTTGAGTTGAATTTTGATTATGATTCTCCTGCTACATGTGGAGATGAAGATGAGAAGATTGTAAAAGAAGAGATGGAGACTAGTGGTGAAGGATGTCATGAAGATGATCATGAGGcaaagaagaacaacaagaagaagaggaagattcTGTTGAGCTTAGATTATGAATCTGTGATTAATGCCTGGGCAAGCCAAGGGTCTCCGTGGACGACCGGCGATCGGCCCAATTTTGATCCTGAAGAGTGTTGGCCCGACTGCATG GGAACTTGTGGGACAGAGGGGCATAAATATCTTCAGCACCCGTATGGCGATTTCTCCGGAATTGGTGCTCATCCGGCGACGGTGGACGGCGGGAGAGAGGCACGAGTGTCGAGGTACAGAGAGAAGCGGCGAACGAGGCTGTTCTCGAAGAAGATAAGGTACGAGGTTCGGAAATTGAATGCAGAGAAGAGGCCTAGAATGAAAGGGAGGTTCGTGAAGAGGGCTTCCTTTGCAGGAGGACCTCCTGCTTTCCCTTTGTTTGGCAAGACTAATTAA